From Leptospira fainei serovar Hurstbridge str. BUT 6, the proteins below share one genomic window:
- a CDS encoding cation diffusion facilitator family transporter has product MIKSANSKRIRDRTATPVDPFLNQTILRPRRKGTVGSLLIALLLSLGIFAWEIWGSAQSHSLALLADAGHVISDSFAFLLSLTAVLIADRKPNHRMNFGYFRVEVLTAFLNSLLIFGISAYILIEAWERIKSGHKVVPDLMLAFSLGTVVLNLISVWILRRIVGDNINLRSAYLHVLSDLLATVAVVIGAILIRYTHWNWIDPLISVLLSFLILKSAGSILKESLSILLEASPNPDEWDHLQKDILDLKGVETILSSHSWSLTKGIHACAFRLRIKAGSDTKKILTDAYSLLREEWKFEQIYLQLEDLKTTKQLDGILAKTLHEMEPEDWGHVHHNHDHPDEHHSH; this is encoded by the coding sequence ATGATCAAATCCGCAAACTCGAAACGAATTCGGGATCGTACTGCAACTCCGGTCGATCCTTTTTTAAACCAAACGATTCTTCGGCCTAGAAGAAAAGGTACCGTCGGCTCCCTACTGATAGCCCTGCTGCTTTCTCTGGGAATTTTCGCTTGGGAAATTTGGGGTTCGGCACAAAGTCATAGTCTGGCTCTACTCGCGGATGCAGGGCATGTCATTTCCGATTCGTTCGCATTTTTACTAAGTCTTACTGCAGTCCTGATTGCCGATCGAAAACCGAATCATAGAATGAACTTCGGATACTTTCGGGTGGAAGTACTGACCGCGTTCTTAAATTCGCTCCTGATATTCGGAATTTCCGCCTACATATTAATCGAGGCTTGGGAGAGAATCAAATCCGGGCATAAAGTGGTGCCGGACTTAATGCTCGCATTCAGTTTGGGCACGGTCGTCTTGAACTTAATCTCCGTCTGGATCTTAAGACGCATAGTGGGCGACAATATCAATCTTCGCTCCGCATATCTACACGTCCTTAGCGATCTATTGGCCACAGTGGCTGTGGTAATCGGAGCGATTCTAATTCGGTACACCCATTGGAATTGGATCGATCCGTTAATCAGCGTACTGTTATCTTTCTTGATTCTTAAATCCGCAGGATCTATTCTAAAGGAAAGTCTATCGATTTTGTTGGAAGCTTCTCCCAATCCGGACGAATGGGATCATCTGCAAAAAGATATTCTAGATCTGAAAGGAGTCGAAACCATCCTTTCCTCCCATAGTTGGAGCCTCACCAAAGGAATTCATGCATGCGCATTCCGCTTACGAATCAAAGCAGGATCGGATACCAAAAAGATTTTGACGGATGCCTACTCTTTGCTCCGGGAAGAATGGAAATTCGAACAGATATATCTGCAATTGGAAGATTTAAAAACGACGAAACAGCTAGATGGAATTTTGGCCAAAACTCTTCACGAAATGGAACCGGAAGATTGGGGACACGTTCATCATAATCACGATCATCCTGACGAGCACCATTCGCACTAG